Proteins found in one Paenibacillus sp. FSL R10-2782 genomic segment:
- a CDS encoding FAD-dependent oxidoreductase: MKVAVIGCTHAGTAAIVNTAKCYPDAEITVYERNDNISFLSCGIALYVGGVVKDPHGLFYSSPNELAELGVVTKMLHEVTNVDTAGKTLQARNLQTGEEFTDTFDKLIVTTGSWPIIPKLEGIELDHILLCKNYNHSNDIIEKAKHVQNITVVGAGYIGVELVEAFQMNGKNVTLIDSADRILNKYLDPEYTDRIEDSLKEHGIKLVLGETVSRFEGNNGKVNKVVTSQGEYETELVILCIGFRPQTDLLKGQVDMLPNGAIIVDNFMQSSCPDVFAAGDSCAIRYNPTGQTAYIPLATNAVRMGTLVARNLVQPTIAYMGTQGTSGIKIYEDNIAGTGLTEAAAADEGMAVEAVTIEDSYRPEFMPTSEKVLLKVVYEQETRRIVGAQIMSKVDLTQSINTLSVAIQNHMTIDQLAFVDFFFQPHYNKPWNFLNAAGLQALPPISERKPVTV; the protein is encoded by the coding sequence ATGAAAGTAGCAGTTATCGGATGTACACACGCAGGTACGGCAGCCATCGTCAACACAGCCAAATGTTATCCAGATGCAGAAATTACCGTTTACGAGCGTAATGACAATATTTCGTTTTTATCCTGTGGTATTGCACTGTACGTAGGTGGTGTCGTCAAAGATCCGCACGGATTGTTTTATTCTTCCCCGAATGAACTGGCGGAGCTGGGTGTCGTGACCAAGATGCTTCATGAGGTAACGAATGTCGATACAGCAGGCAAAACGCTGCAAGCACGCAATCTCCAAACAGGAGAAGAATTTACGGACACCTTTGATAAATTGATTGTTACTACGGGCTCGTGGCCTATTATTCCGAAGCTGGAAGGTATTGAGCTTGATCATATCCTGCTCTGCAAAAACTATAATCATTCCAATGACATCATTGAGAAAGCCAAGCATGTACAGAATATTACAGTTGTTGGAGCCGGATATATCGGTGTTGAGCTGGTGGAAGCTTTTCAAATGAACGGCAAGAACGTAACGCTGATTGACAGCGCTGATCGTATTTTGAATAAATATTTGGACCCGGAATATACAGACCGAATTGAAGATTCCTTGAAGGAACATGGCATCAAGCTGGTGCTGGGAGAAACAGTAAGCCGTTTTGAAGGAAATAACGGCAAGGTGAATAAAGTGGTGACATCCCAAGGAGAATATGAAACAGAGCTTGTTATTCTCTGCATCGGCTTCCGTCCTCAAACGGATCTGCTTAAAGGTCAGGTAGACATGCTGCCTAACGGCGCGATCATTGTGGACAATTTTATGCAAAGCAGCTGCCCGGACGTATTTGCTGCAGGCGATAGCTGTGCAATCCGCTATAACCCGACAGGCCAAACAGCGTATATTCCGTTGGCAACCAACGCTGTTCGTATGGGCACGCTGGTGGCACGCAATTTGGTCCAACCGACCATTGCCTATATGGGAACACAGGGAACTTCGGGTATTAAAATTTATGAAGATAATATTGCAGGAACAGGTTTGACGGAAGCGGCAGCAGCGGACGAAGGTATGGCCGTAGAGGCTGTAACCATTGAGGACAGCTACCGTCCTGAATTTATGCCAACGTCGGAAAAGGTGCTGCTGAAAGTTGTATATGAGCAGGAGACACGGAGAATTGTCGGAGCACAAATTATGTCGAAGGTAGATTTGACCCAATCGATTAATACCCTGTCGGTGGCGATCCAAAATCATATGACCATTGACCAACTGGCCTTTGTGGATTTCTTCTTCCAGCCGCATTATAACAAGCCTTGGAATTTCCTGAATGCAGCGGGTTTGCAAGCATTGCCGCCGATATCTGAACGGAAGCCAGTTACCGTATAA
- a CDS encoding glutathione peroxidase, with amino-acid sequence MSVYSHHAVTPANQEVPLDTYTGKVLVIANTASKCGLTPQYGDLQKLYDEYKDRGLVVLGFPCNQFGGQEPGSSEEAAEFCQLNYGVNFPVFAKVDVNGPDTASLFEYLKKQQPGEQEDGTIQWNFTKFIVNREGVPVGRFEPKESPEAMKAAIEQLL; translated from the coding sequence ATGTCCGTCTATTCACATCATGCTGTAACACCAGCGAATCAGGAGGTTCCTCTGGATACCTACACCGGTAAGGTGCTGGTAATCGCGAACACCGCCAGCAAATGCGGACTCACCCCACAATATGGGGATTTGCAAAAGCTATATGATGAATATAAGGATCGGGGACTGGTTGTATTAGGCTTTCCTTGCAACCAATTTGGCGGTCAGGAGCCGGGCAGCAGCGAGGAAGCGGCTGAATTTTGCCAACTGAATTACGGGGTGAATTTCCCGGTATTCGCTAAAGTGGACGTTAACGGCCCGGATACGGCATCTCTGTTTGAATATTTGAAAAAGCAGCAGCCTGGAGAGCAGGAAGATGGTACGATTCAATGGAATTTTACGAAATTCATTGTGAATCGTGAAGGTGTACCTGTGGGTCGTTTTGAACCTAAAGAATCACCAGAGGCGATGAAAGCGGCCATCGAGCAACTGCTATAA
- a CDS encoding ABC transporter ATP-binding protein, translated as MFRLKTANLDIAYEDRLIVEDLNVEIPQGKITALVGANGSGKSTILKTMARIMNPKGGSVLLDGKSIHKQSTREVAKQLAILPQNPTAPEGLTVTELVSYGRFPYQKGFGSMKADDRKMVEWAIQVTGMSEFHDRPIDQLSGGQRQRAWIAMALAQDTDILFLDEPTTFLDMAHQLEVLHLLEYLNTSAERTIVMVVHDLNHAARYAQHMIAIKKGKAEAVGTPTEVMSPDVLREVFGIEADIVTDPRTGVPLCLPYALAGQPAVSQAVKGLKLEENHVAGSVSERREARPQVAARG; from the coding sequence ATGTTTCGTCTGAAAACGGCTAATCTGGATATTGCTTATGAAGATCGGTTGATTGTGGAGGATCTGAACGTTGAAATACCGCAAGGGAAAATCACAGCATTGGTGGGCGCAAATGGCTCCGGCAAGTCCACCATTCTGAAGACGATGGCTCGCATCATGAATCCTAAAGGCGGCAGCGTTCTGCTCGACGGTAAATCCATTCATAAGCAATCTACCCGGGAGGTAGCGAAGCAGTTGGCTATTTTGCCTCAAAATCCGACTGCACCAGAAGGGTTGACCGTGACGGAACTGGTATCTTACGGACGTTTTCCCTATCAAAAAGGCTTTGGCTCCATGAAAGCAGATGATCGTAAAATGGTAGAGTGGGCCATTCAGGTGACAGGTATGAGCGAATTCCACGATCGCCCGATCGACCAGCTTTCTGGCGGGCAGCGTCAGCGTGCATGGATTGCCATGGCGCTTGCGCAGGATACGGATATTTTGTTTCTGGATGAACCGACTACCTTTTTGGATATGGCGCATCAATTGGAAGTGTTGCATTTGCTAGAATATTTGAACACTTCGGCCGAACGTACCATTGTCATGGTCGTGCATGATTTGAACCATGCTGCCCGGTACGCCCAGCATATGATTGCGATCAAAAAAGGGAAGGCCGAGGCTGTAGGAACGCCGACCGAGGTCATGTCCCCTGACGTGCTGCGCGAGGTGTTCGGAATTGAAGCAGATATCGTAACAGATCCTCGTACAGGTGTACCGCTGTGTCTTCCATATGCTTTGGCCGGACAACCAGCGGTAAGCCAGGCCGTAAAGGGATTGAAGCTGGAGGAGAATCATGTAGCTGGCTCCGTTTCCGAGCGGCGTGAAGCCAGACCACAGGTAGCGGCAAGAGGATAA
- a CDS encoding LLM class flavin-dependent oxidoreductase — MIKLSILDQSPVSEGMTHAQALQKTAELAIEAERLGYHRFWVSEHHAASNLAGSSPEVLISHLAARTSTIRVGSGGVMLPHYSAYKVAENFRVLEGLYPGRMDLGLGRAPGGMPIATRALQEGKMRGGVDLYPEQLDDLLAYLHDSTGSDHRFGSLQAMPLVETVPEMWLLGSSGDSAGLAAERGVGFAFAQFINGEGGTGAMQEYQEHFKPSQHSDQPRSLVAVFAICADTEEEANRLASSMDLSLVLLEQGMRSAGTPSVEKALAYPYTPYDRMRIRENRKRMVVGSPEQVKHQIEQLSEAYHTQEIMVASIIHDFDAKLKSIRLMAEAFGLRSVQS, encoded by the coding sequence ATGATAAAACTCAGCATTCTTGACCAATCTCCGGTATCGGAAGGCATGACGCATGCGCAAGCATTACAAAAGACCGCTGAGCTTGCTATAGAGGCGGAGCGCTTGGGGTATCATCGCTTTTGGGTATCAGAGCATCATGCTGCCTCTAATCTTGCTGGTTCCAGCCCGGAGGTATTGATTTCGCATCTGGCCGCTCGTACCTCAACCATTCGAGTGGGATCAGGCGGTGTGATGCTGCCGCATTACAGCGCTTATAAAGTAGCGGAAAACTTCCGTGTATTGGAGGGCTTGTACCCGGGGCGCATGGATTTGGGTCTGGGACGAGCGCCGGGAGGAATGCCAATCGCTACCAGAGCCTTGCAGGAGGGTAAAATGCGAGGTGGTGTCGATCTGTACCCCGAGCAGTTGGATGACCTGCTAGCCTATTTGCATGACAGTACGGGCAGTGATCATCGCTTCGGCTCATTACAGGCGATGCCGCTCGTAGAAACCGTGCCAGAAATGTGGCTGCTCGGCTCCAGCGGCGACAGTGCGGGACTTGCAGCCGAACGTGGCGTGGGCTTTGCATTTGCGCAGTTCATCAACGGCGAAGGCGGCACAGGAGCGATGCAAGAGTATCAGGAGCATTTCAAGCCTTCGCAGCACAGTGATCAGCCGCGTTCACTTGTCGCTGTATTTGCTATCTGTGCGGATACCGAAGAGGAAGCCAATCGGTTGGCTTCCAGTATGGATCTGTCCCTGGTGTTGCTGGAGCAGGGAATGCGTTCCGCTGGCACACCTTCCGTAGAAAAGGCATTGGCCTATCCTTATACGCCATATGACCGGATGCGCATCCGTGAAAATCGCAAGCGCATGGTAGTTGGCTCACCTGAGCAAGTGAAGCACCAAATTGAGCAATTAAGTGAGGCTTATCATACACAGGAAATCATGGTCGCAAGTATTATTCATGACTTTGACGCCAAGTTGAAATCCATACGTCTCATGGCTGAAGCATTTGGGCTGCGTTCTGTACAGTCTTGA
- a CDS encoding AI-2E family transporter — translation METTPAWKDRFKKFFLNNKFVLFLLVLLLIGLNVLVLTKISYIFTPVIVLLKTIILPVILSGVLYYLFNPLVDVLERNKVKRIYSIIVLYLLIIGIITVVITSVVPVIRDQIQGLIQNVPAYSEQVQQQFEKLIGSDFVNQFQNTIQINPSELASKASEKLSAFINNAWASLGSFLGVVTETVLAIATVPFILFYLLKDGHKLPQTILKMFPPMLRKETDRIMTEMNHQVSSYIRGQIIVSFCIGVLLYIGYLIIGLDYSLTLAVIASFTSVVPYLGPVIAITPALIVALVTSPVMLLKMVIVWTVVQLIEGKFISPQIMGKSLRVHPITIIFVILTAGNLFGVVGIILAVPGYAVLKVIVTHLFSFFKKRSHLYEADKVKASLNEK, via the coding sequence GTGGAAACAACTCCAGCATGGAAAGACCGATTCAAAAAGTTTTTTCTGAACAACAAGTTTGTGTTATTCCTGCTGGTACTGCTGCTGATCGGCTTAAACGTATTGGTGCTTACCAAAATTTCGTACATATTTACCCCCGTTATTGTGCTGCTCAAAACGATCATTCTTCCTGTCATTTTGTCCGGTGTTTTGTACTATCTGTTCAATCCGCTGGTTGATGTGCTGGAGCGCAACAAGGTCAAACGGATTTACTCCATTATTGTGCTTTATTTGCTTATCATAGGGATTATTACCGTCGTGATTACATCGGTAGTGCCTGTGATACGCGATCAGATTCAGGGATTGATTCAAAATGTACCTGCATACAGCGAGCAAGTACAACAACAGTTTGAGAAATTAATTGGCAGTGACTTTGTGAATCAGTTCCAGAATACTATTCAAATTAATCCGTCGGAGCTGGCCTCCAAGGCTTCTGAAAAGTTATCTGCCTTTATTAATAATGCCTGGGCAAGTTTGGGAAGCTTTTTGGGTGTAGTCACAGAAACGGTGCTTGCGATCGCTACGGTTCCATTTATTTTGTTTTACTTGCTGAAAGATGGACATAAGCTGCCACAGACGATTCTGAAAATGTTCCCGCCTATGCTGCGTAAAGAGACTGATCGCATTATGACCGAAATGAATCATCAGGTCAGCTCATATATACGGGGGCAGATTATTGTCAGCTTCTGTATCGGGGTGCTGTTGTATATCGGCTACTTGATCATCGGACTGGACTATTCTCTGACGCTTGCTGTCATTGCGTCCTTTACGAGCGTTGTTCCTTATTTGGGACCTGTGATTGCCATTACGCCTGCATTAATTGTAGCTTTGGTAACATCTCCGGTTATGCTGCTCAAAATGGTCATTGTATGGACAGTCGTACAGCTCATTGAGGGTAAATTTATTTCTCCGCAAATTATGGGCAAGTCTCTCCGGGTGCATCCGATCACCATTATCTTTGTCATTCTGACGGCGGGCAATCTGTTTGGAGTGGTAGGGATTATACTGGCGGTTCCGGGCTATGCTGTATTGAAGGTTATCGTCACACATCTGTTTAGTTTCTTTAAAAAGCGTTCACATCTTTATGAAGCGGATAAAGTGAAGGCGAGCCTCAACGAAAAATAA
- a CDS encoding LCP family protein, giving the protein MRKILKWLGISVTAAVLLVGGYYAYSIYHFTNQISVATGQDSKFKPQAQSQSPTNVQPVEVSLPPEWDGKERVNILLLGGDSRGEDSGRSDSVMVASVDPVTKKATLMSILRDTYVDIPGHGQGRLNAAFSYGGPDLTRQTVSDLLGIPIQYYVYTDFNGFIALVDSVGGIDLDVEKDMYYTSKADKHQFDIDLKKGMQHMDGKTALQYVRFRHDATSDFTRTERQRKFITELGGKIQSTSSLIKLPSILNSISPYIETNLSTTEMLQLASLGFNIDAKTIAKQQIPPNELVRETTVKGAQVLGVDQRKLKSFVQNMFEQENKPVTTTTDSAATKTNDTP; this is encoded by the coding sequence ATGCGAAAAATATTAAAATGGCTGGGTATTTCTGTGACTGCGGCAGTTCTTTTGGTGGGCGGATATTATGCTTACTCTATATATCATTTTACAAATCAAATTTCGGTCGCTACTGGTCAGGATTCGAAATTTAAGCCGCAAGCACAAAGCCAGTCCCCAACAAATGTACAGCCCGTAGAAGTGTCTCTTCCCCCGGAGTGGGATGGAAAAGAGAGAGTGAATATTTTGCTGCTGGGCGGCGATTCACGCGGGGAGGATTCAGGACGCTCTGACTCTGTTATGGTTGCTTCTGTTGATCCGGTCACGAAGAAGGCTACGCTTATGTCGATCCTGCGTGATACGTACGTTGATATTCCGGGCCATGGGCAAGGTCGATTGAATGCCGCATTTTCTTACGGCGGGCCTGACCTGACCAGACAAACGGTGAGCGACCTGCTCGGCATACCGATCCAATACTATGTATACACGGATTTTAACGGCTTTATTGCGCTGGTGGATTCTGTGGGCGGTATTGATCTGGATGTCGAAAAGGATATGTACTACACTTCCAAAGCAGACAAGCACCAGTTTGATATTGATCTGAAAAAGGGAATGCAGCACATGGACGGCAAAACGGCCTTGCAATATGTACGTTTTCGTCATGATGCCACTTCCGATTTTACGCGTACGGAGCGGCAACGCAAATTTATTACCGAGCTGGGTGGCAAAATCCAGTCGACCTCGTCTCTGATTAAGCTGCCAAGTATTTTAAACAGCATCTCTCCATATATTGAAACGAATCTGAGCACAACGGAAATGCTGCAACTGGCTTCATTAGGCTTTAATATCGACGCCAAAACCATCGCGAAACAGCAAATTCCACCGAATGAGCTGGTGCGAGAGACAACGGTTAAGGGGGCACAGGTATTGGGTGTGGACCAGAGAAAGCTTAAGAGCTTTGTACAAAATATGTTTGAGCAAGAAAACAAACCTGTGACCACAACGACGGATTCTGCTGCAACCAAGACAAACGATACTCCATAA
- a CDS encoding cation diffusion facilitator family transporter, translating to MQEQDMGKRAMLSAWISLISNILLTGIKIITGVMFNSKVLVADGVHNAGDVIASATALGAMRISSLPPDEDHPYGHGKAEVIGASVVAVILFAAGIFIGYHSIMALFEPMPKEHILALVAAIISLLWKQWLYIYTIRIGRAANSQGLIATAKDHLADVYASAAAVLGIGLGLIGEHWSIPILSYGDPIAGFVVALLVLRLAWEMGRESIDILMEKAIATEEIESYAEAALSVDDVQRIDRIRAREHGHYIIVDIRASVDASLTIQQGHDIIRLIKGAVMKQEPRVYEVLVHLNPWYADTPDNANLAPQEHKNNSVTDKENNH from the coding sequence ATGCAGGAACAGGATATGGGCAAACGTGCTATGCTGTCAGCGTGGATCAGCCTGATCAGCAACATCCTATTAACCGGCATTAAAATCATTACAGGCGTCATGTTCAACAGCAAGGTGCTGGTTGCTGATGGTGTGCATAACGCCGGGGACGTAATCGCCTCGGCAACGGCACTGGGAGCGATGCGTATATCGAGTCTTCCGCCGGATGAGGATCATCCTTATGGTCACGGCAAGGCAGAGGTCATTGGGGCCAGCGTGGTGGCGGTCATTTTATTCGCAGCCGGCATATTTATTGGCTATCATTCCATTATGGCGCTGTTTGAGCCTATGCCGAAGGAACATATACTGGCACTGGTGGCGGCAATCATCTCCCTGCTCTGGAAGCAATGGCTGTATATATATACCATCCGTATCGGAAGGGCAGCCAACAGCCAGGGGCTTATAGCTACGGCCAAGGATCATTTGGCGGATGTGTACGCCTCCGCTGCTGCTGTACTAGGTATTGGTTTAGGTCTGATCGGGGAGCATTGGAGCATTCCTATTTTATCCTACGGTGACCCGATTGCAGGGTTTGTGGTCGCATTGCTGGTTCTGAGGCTGGCGTGGGAAATGGGCCGTGAATCCATAGATATACTGATGGAAAAGGCGATCGCAACCGAGGAAATCGAAAGCTATGCGGAAGCAGCCCTAAGTGTAGACGACGTTCAGCGAATTGACCGCATTCGTGCCCGTGAGCACGGTCATTACATTATTGTGGACATCCGCGCTTCTGTGGATGCTTCCCTGACGATTCAGCAGGGACATGATATTATCCGGCTGATCAAAGGGGCTGTGATGAAGCAGGAGCCGAGGGTTTACGAGGTGCTTGTGCATCTTAATCCATGGTACGCGGACACCCCTGACAATGCTAACCTGGCGCCGCAAGAACATAAGAATAACAGCGTGACAGACAAGGAAAACAATCATTAG
- a CDS encoding DEAD/DEAH box helicase, whose product MKNFAALGVEQHWVDALKEQGITVPTPVQRESIPLLMEGQDVIAEAHTGTGKTLAFLLPILQKMNLDKRHPQALVIAPTRELALQITQEANVLAATEPSLSLLAVYGGQDVERQLRKLKGGAQLIIGTPGRLLDHLRRGTLDLSGVKMLVLDEADQMLHMGFLNDVETILQEVPYRRQTMLFSATMPAGIRKLARVYMNEPVDVKVKSASSVPVTQIRQVVVQTTDRGKQQALVDMLNADRPYLAVIFCRTKRRAAALNEQLQEMGFESGELHGDLSQNKREQVMKAFREAKLQLLVATDVAARGLDVEGVTHVFNYDMPQDAESYIHRIGRTGRAGGKGVAVTLATPRDVPELRNIQKVAGVTFTSSEGGGQRRPATGTSERQDGERRSGRNDRRSFGGNGSGGGRRGSGREQAGRGRTEREQPREGRSASAGGERRSSRSSERGGYDRSSGGSARAGQGRSAGQSSERSGYDRSSGGSARGGQGRSAGQSSERGGYDRSSGGSARAGQGGRGGQAKGGPRGAQGQGGRRGRSR is encoded by the coding sequence TTGAAGAATTTTGCAGCATTAGGCGTAGAGCAGCATTGGGTAGACGCCTTGAAAGAGCAGGGAATTACAGTACCAACACCTGTGCAACGGGAATCCATTCCGCTGTTGATGGAAGGCCAGGACGTTATTGCCGAGGCGCATACGGGAACAGGTAAAACGCTTGCGTTTTTACTGCCGATTTTGCAAAAAATGAATTTGGACAAGCGCCATCCGCAGGCGCTTGTGATTGCTCCAACGCGTGAGCTGGCGCTCCAGATTACACAGGAAGCGAACGTGTTGGCTGCTACGGAGCCAAGCTTGTCGTTGCTGGCTGTTTATGGAGGCCAGGATGTAGAGCGTCAGCTTCGCAAGCTGAAGGGTGGCGCACAGTTGATTATCGGTACACCCGGACGACTGCTGGATCACCTGAGACGCGGCACGCTGGATCTGAGCGGTGTTAAAATGCTGGTGCTGGATGAAGCGGACCAAATGCTGCACATGGGCTTTCTGAACGATGTAGAGACGATTCTTCAGGAAGTTCCGTACCGGAGACAGACGATGCTGTTCTCGGCTACAATGCCAGCAGGGATCCGCAAACTGGCTCGTGTATATATGAACGAACCCGTGGATGTAAAAGTGAAGTCTGCTTCTTCCGTTCCGGTGACCCAAATCCGTCAGGTCGTTGTACAGACGACGGATCGGGGCAAGCAGCAAGCATTAGTGGATATGCTGAATGCGGATCGTCCGTATTTGGCTGTTATTTTCTGCCGTACGAAGCGCCGCGCTGCTGCGTTAAATGAGCAGTTGCAAGAGATGGGCTTTGAGAGCGGCGAGCTTCACGGGGATTTGTCCCAGAACAAGCGTGAGCAAGTAATGAAGGCGTTCCGTGAAGCGAAGCTTCAATTGCTTGTAGCGACCGATGTAGCCGCACGCGGCCTGGATGTGGAAGGCGTAACGCATGTCTTCAACTATGACATGCCGCAGGATGCCGAAAGCTACATCCACCGCATCGGTCGTACTGGCCGCGCCGGAGGAAAAGGTGTGGCGGTAACGCTCGCCACGCCACGGGATGTTCCAGAGCTTCGGAACATCCAGAAGGTTGCTGGTGTCACATTCACCAGCAGCGAGGGCGGTGGGCAGCGTAGACCTGCTACCGGTACATCTGAGCGGCAGGATGGAGAACGCCGCTCAGGCAGAAACGACCGCCGTTCCTTTGGCGGCAACGGTTCCGGCGGCGGACGCCGGGGCAGCGGCCGTGAACAGGCAGGCCGTGGCCGCACCGAGCGGGAACAGCCGCGCGAAGGACGCTCAGCCTCCGCAGGCGGCGAACGTCGCTCTAGCCGCAGCAGCGAACGCGGCGGATATGACCGCAGCAGCGGCGGTTCTGCTCGCGCAGGCCAAGGTCGCTCCGCAGGGCAAAGCAGCGAACGCAGCGGATATGACCGCAGCAGCGGTGGTTCCGCGCGCGGGGGCCAAGGTCGCTCCGCAGGGCAAAGCAGCGAACGCGGCGGGTATGACCGCAGCAGTGGCGGCTCCGCCCGCGCAGGCCAAGGTGGTCGCGGTGGACAGGCCAAAGGCGGCCCGCGCGGGGCTCAAGGACAGGGGGGCCGTCGCGGACGGTCCAGATAA
- a CDS encoding immunity 50 family protein, with amino-acid sequence MHIQVQNVEKIENDYLIHYKAGGALPFVPHDIVLIHGKQYFIGTIVEVGAEQALVRINPQYESQLAGSIGLELAFSPTVSIQGADKIVEKLGYFPPFHYDHITAADITKDQITLTIELSPPTVLIPKSPDLTPSAEQPLLTMSSTENVSRYAVTFTFLETKEHELTAMETENIILQLDFRYEEADMVIDIDAITGLSGSFLCRGIRTEIAELNEYTGGSVADPE; translated from the coding sequence ATGCATATTCAGGTTCAAAACGTTGAAAAAATAGAAAACGATTATCTCATTCATTACAAAGCAGGGGGCGCACTGCCGTTCGTTCCGCATGATATTGTTCTGATTCATGGCAAGCAATATTTTATCGGCACGATTGTGGAGGTAGGGGCGGAACAGGCTCTTGTACGGATCAATCCGCAATATGAGAGCCAGTTGGCAGGCTCCATCGGGCTTGAACTGGCTTTCTCACCGACCGTCTCCATTCAAGGAGCAGATAAAATCGTGGAAAAGCTCGGATATTTCCCTCCCTTTCATTATGACCACATTACAGCAGCCGATATCACAAAGGACCAGATAACATTGACGATTGAACTATCACCACCTACCGTACTGATACCCAAATCACCCGATCTGACGCCTTCCGCTGAGCAACCCTTACTTACTATGTCTTCAACGGAAAATGTATCCCGTTACGCGGTGACCTTTACTTTTTTAGAAACAAAGGAACATGAGTTGACGGCTATGGAAACGGAAAATATCATTTTACAGCTTGATTTCCGTTATGAAGAAGCGGACATGGTCATTGATATTGATGCAATAACCGGTCTGTCAGGCAGCTTCCTGTGCAGAGGCATCCGTACGGAGATTGCAGAGTTGAATGAATACACTGGAGGCTCGGTAGCTGATCCAGAGTGA